DNA sequence from the Mus caroli chromosome X, CAROLI_EIJ_v1.1, whole genome shotgun sequence genome:
TGATAAAAACCACATAGATTTAAGGCTCCATTCTATAATATAGAGCCCAGAGCTAANTGGATAAATATATGCTCTACTTGTACTGGTAGCTATGACCTGATTGTCTCACGGCTATTAGTTGGTTCTTAGCAAGTAAATCCTTTAAAGGCAAATTCACCTCATTTGAGTTTTGACCCAGTAGTTCAACAATCATGAAGTCCACAGTCTTATTGGCATAACTGATGTACAGTGTCTCTAAGTCACTATGCTCATGGNTAAGAGCGATGCATATTCCATTTTTACANTTTACTGGAATTTTACATGTTCAATTCATGATTTAAAACCTCTAGGATTTCAATCCTCCAAACTGTCTGAAGACACAGTGTGCCACAGACTTAAGACTTCTGTTTTTCCCTCTATTTTCTTCAAACAGAAACACTTCTCAAAGTGTCTACATGTCCTAGAAGGGGAATTTTTCGCAGTTGGCCTCTTCTTCGGAATAATCCGACGGCATCAAGCCTCTgaagcaagggggaggggaagagaaaagctgAAACACAAGGTTCATCTGGTAAGTTTTAATTAACCATTACAAGCTGGACAGTATAAGAATGTGGCTTTTTGGGCTCAAAAAGTCTGAGTCTTGGTGTGGGAACGAGTACTTGGCTGTCCCACCACAGCTTTCTCGAGGTGGGACTGTCAGGGAAGTCTTGACTGGGGAGTATGATTTGTTTACCTATCAGGCGTAAACTTCCAGGCACTCAGTTCATTTTGGGCTTGTTCCAGTTTGTCTTTAGTCTGTTCCAGTTCACCTTTCATTTTTAGGAAAAACAAGTTGATCGCTGGGTCTACCATTGTTGATCTGAGTTGGGCCACACTCAGCTGCTGAACTTGCTTGAGGTACTGGATTTGAGTAGTGCACTCTTGCATCTCTTGCTCCTTGGTTGCTAGCCGCATGACAAGAATGTTCTCCCTGCGTGCAGActcctgctgttgctgctttAGTTTTTCTTCAGA
Encoded proteins:
- the LOC110287213 gene encoding pre-mRNA-splicing regulator WTAP-like, with amino-acid sequence MTNEEPLPKKVRLSETDFKVMARDELILRWKQYEAYVQALEGKYTDLNSNDVTGLRESEEKLKQQQQESARRENILVMRLATKEQEMQECTTQIQYLKQVQQLSVAQLRSTMVDPAINLFFLKMKGELEQTKDKLEQAQNELSAWKFTPDRGLMPSDYSEEEANCEKFPF